A window of Metabacillus sp. B2-18 contains these coding sequences:
- the trmL gene encoding tRNA (uridine(34)/cytosine(34)/5-carboxymethylaminomethyluridine(34)-2'-O)-methyltransferase TrmL: MKKLALHVVLYQPEIPANTGNIARSCAATNTTLHLIRPLGFSTDDKMLKRAGLDYWEFVNVVYHDSLDELFEKYKSGEFFFLTKFGQQPHTTFDYSDLNKDYFFVFGRETTGLPKDLIQSNMDKCLRLPMTEHVRSLNLSNTAAILIYEALRQQNYPGLMLDFHN, encoded by the coding sequence GTGAAAAAATTGGCTTTACATGTTGTACTTTATCAACCAGAGATTCCTGCAAATACAGGGAATATTGCACGTTCATGCGCAGCAACCAACACAACTCTACATTTAATTCGTCCATTAGGATTTTCTACAGATGATAAAATGCTGAAAAGAGCTGGTCTGGATTATTGGGAGTTTGTAAATGTTGTCTATCATGACTCTCTTGATGAATTATTTGAAAAATATAAATCAGGAGAATTTTTCTTTTTAACAAAATTTGGCCAGCAGCCGCATACTACGTTTGATTACAGTGATCTTAACAAAGACTATTTCTTTGTATTTGGTCGTGAAACAACCGGCTTGCCAAAGGATTTAATTCAATCCAATATGGATAAATGCTTACGTCTACCAATGACAGAGCATGTGCGTTCATTGAATTTATCTAACACTGCAGCTATTCTTATTTATGAAGCATTAAGACAGCAGAATTATCCTGGTCTAATGCTGGACTTTCATAACTAA
- a CDS encoding PrkA family serine protein kinase encodes MDILKKIEKYREDEQRLKWEGTFVEYLEIVKEKPWVAQSAHSRVYNMIKDAGIEEVDGKRKYKFFDHQLYGLEDALERLVEEYFHPAAKRLDVRKRILLLMGPVSGGKSTLVTMLKRGLEAYSLTDRGAVYAIKGCPMHEDPLHLIPHHLREDFYDEYGIRIEGNLSPLNVMRLEQEYGGRIEDVRVERVFLSEDKRTGIGTFSPSDPKSQDIADLTGSIDFSTIAEYGSESDPRAYRFDGELNKANRGMMEFQEMLKCDEKFLWHLLSLTQEGNFKAGRFALISADELIVAHTNETEYRSFISNKKNEALHSRIIVMPVPYNLKVTEEERIYEKMISESDVSDVHIAPHTLKVAAMFTILTRLKEPKRGDIDLVKKMRLYDGESVEGFNSVDVNELRKEYNDEGMSGIDPRYVINRISSTIIRKEVPSINALDVLRALKEGLDQHASISNEDREKYLNFISVARQLYDDMAKKEVQKAFVYSYEESAKTLMDNYLDNVEAYCNKNKLRDPLTGEEMNPDEKLMRSIEEQIGISENAKKAFREEILIRISAYARKGKRFDYNSHERLREAIQKKLFADLKDVVKITTSSKTPDEQQLKKINEVVARLIDEHGYNSTSANELLRYVGSLLNR; translated from the coding sequence ATGGATATCTTAAAGAAGATTGAAAAGTACAGGGAAGATGAGCAGCGCTTAAAGTGGGAAGGAACCTTCGTAGAATATTTGGAGATTGTCAAAGAGAAACCGTGGGTTGCCCAATCAGCACATTCCAGGGTTTACAATATGATTAAAGATGCTGGGATTGAAGAAGTTGATGGAAAAAGAAAGTATAAGTTTTTTGATCACCAACTATATGGTTTAGAAGACGCGCTTGAACGTCTTGTTGAGGAGTATTTCCATCCTGCTGCTAAGCGCTTAGATGTTAGAAAACGGATTTTATTATTAATGGGACCTGTAAGTGGAGGTAAATCAACTCTTGTAACGATGCTGAAAAGAGGATTAGAAGCCTATTCTTTAACAGATCGTGGTGCAGTTTACGCAATTAAAGGCTGTCCGATGCATGAGGACCCTCTTCACCTTATTCCACACCATCTACGAGAAGATTTTTATGATGAATATGGAATTCGTATTGAAGGGAACTTGTCTCCATTAAATGTGATGAGACTAGAGCAAGAATATGGTGGTCGAATTGAGGACGTAAGAGTTGAACGTGTCTTCTTATCAGAAGATAAACGTACTGGTATTGGGACATTTAGTCCTTCCGATCCAAAATCACAGGATATTGCAGATCTAACAGGTAGCATTGACTTCTCTACAATTGCTGAATATGGTTCTGAATCAGATCCACGTGCCTACCGTTTTGATGGAGAATTGAACAAAGCAAACCGTGGTATGATGGAGTTCCAAGAGATGCTAAAATGTGATGAGAAATTTTTATGGCATTTGCTATCATTAACACAAGAAGGTAATTTTAAAGCTGGTCGTTTTGCTCTAATTTCTGCAGATGAGTTAATTGTTGCCCATACAAACGAAACAGAATACCGTTCCTTTATTTCGAACAAAAAGAACGAAGCCCTTCACTCACGAATTATTGTCATGCCTGTTCCGTATAACCTAAAGGTTACAGAAGAAGAGAGAATTTATGAAAAAATGATCTCTGAAAGTGATGTATCTGATGTTCATATTGCCCCACATACATTAAAGGTTGCTGCTATGTTTACAATTTTAACTCGCCTAAAAGAACCGAAACGCGGAGATATTGATTTAGTTAAAAAGATGAGATTATATGATGGAGAAAGTGTTGAAGGCTTTAACTCTGTTGATGTTAATGAGCTAAGAAAGGAATATAACGATGAGGGTATGTCCGGTATTGACCCGCGTTATGTGATCAATAGAATTTCATCTACAATTATTCGTAAAGAAGTGCCATCCATTAACGCTTTAGATGTATTAAGAGCGTTAAAAGAAGGTCTTGACCAACACGCTTCTATTTCAAATGAAGATCGTGAAAAATATTTAAACTTCATTTCTGTTGCTCGCCAGCTATATGACGACATGGCGAAAAAAGAAGTTCAAAAAGCATTTGTTTATTCGTATGAGGAATCAGCTAAAACCCTTATGGATAACTACCTAGACAATGTGGAGGCATACTGTAATAAAAACAAGCTTCGTGATCCATTGACAGGTGAAGAAATGAACCCAGATGAAAAACTTATGCGTTCAATTGAAGAGCAGATTGGTATTTCTGAAAACGCGAAAAAAGCCTTCCGTGAAGAGATTCTTATCCGCATTTCAGCTTATGCACGTAAAGGGAAGCGTTTTGATTATAATTCACACGAACGTTTACGTGAAGCTATTCAAAAGAAACTTTTTGCTGACTTAAAAGATGTGGTGAAAATTACGACTTCATCCAAAACACCTGATGAGCAGCAGCTTAAGAAGATTAATGAAGTGGTGGCACGTCTTATTGATGAACACGGCTATAACTCAACTTCTGCGAATGAATTATTACGTTATGTAGGAAGCTTATTAAACAGATAA
- the yhbH gene encoding sporulation protein YhbH: MSNQDQNYVISQEDWTLHRKGHDDQTRHQEKVQEAIRNNLPDLITEESIVMSNGKDVVKIPIRSLDEYKIRYNYDKNKHVGQGDGESQVGDVVARDGSQADAKGPGKGQGAGDQAGEDYYEAEVSILELEAALFKELELPNLKQKERDDIVIENIEFNDIRRTGLMGNVDKKRTMLSAYKRNAMAGKSKFHPIYPEDLKFKTWNEVVKPESKAVVIAMMDTSGSMGLWEKYMARSFFFWMTRFLRTKYEKVDIEFIAHHTEAKVVSEEDFFSKGESGGTICSSAYRKALEVIEEKYQPARYNIYPFHFSDGDNLTSDNARCVKLVGELMKVSNIFGYGEVNQYNRHSTLMSAYKNINDEKFRYYILKQKADVFQAMKSFFNKDEDKKYA, encoded by the coding sequence ATGTCAAATCAAGATCAGAATTATGTTATTTCACAAGAAGATTGGACCCTCCATCGCAAAGGCCATGATGATCAAACACGCCACCAAGAGAAAGTACAGGAAGCTATTCGCAACAATCTTCCAGATCTTATCACAGAAGAAAGCATTGTAATGTCCAATGGAAAAGATGTAGTTAAAATTCCAATTCGGTCGCTGGACGAATACAAAATTCGTTATAACTATGATAAGAATAAGCATGTTGGCCAAGGTGATGGAGAGAGTCAGGTCGGTGATGTCGTAGCAAGAGATGGATCACAAGCAGATGCAAAGGGTCCTGGCAAGGGCCAGGGAGCAGGGGACCAAGCAGGAGAAGATTATTATGAAGCTGAAGTATCTATTTTAGAATTAGAAGCCGCATTATTTAAAGAATTAGAGCTTCCCAATTTAAAACAAAAAGAACGTGATGATATTGTTATTGAAAACATTGAGTTTAATGATATAAGAAGAACGGGCTTAATGGGAAATGTTGATAAGAAAAGAACGATGTTATCGGCATATAAACGTAATGCCATGGCAGGGAAATCAAAATTTCATCCTATTTATCCAGAAGACTTAAAGTTTAAAACTTGGAATGAAGTTGTAAAGCCTGAATCAAAAGCAGTTGTTATTGCTATGATGGATACGAGTGGTTCAATGGGACTCTGGGAAAAGTATATGGCTCGAAGCTTTTTCTTTTGGATGACAAGATTTCTCAGAACTAAGTATGAGAAGGTAGATATCGAATTTATCGCTCATCATACCGAAGCAAAAGTTGTTTCAGAGGAAGACTTCTTCTCAAAAGGAGAAAGTGGAGGAACAATTTGTTCATCTGCATATCGTAAAGCTCTTGAAGTCATAGAGGAGAAATACCAACCAGCAAGATATAATATCTATCCTTTCCATTTTTCGGATGGTGATAATTTAACATCAGACAATGCCAGATGTGTAAAGTTAGTAGGAGAGCTTATGAAGGTTTCCAACATCTTTGGCTATGGAGAAGTCAATCAGTATAATCGTCATTCAACCCTAATGTCCGCATATAAGAATATCAATGATGAGAAATTCCGCTATTATATCCTCAAACAAAAAGCAGATGTTTTCCAAGCAATGAAGAGTTTCTTCAATAAAGATGAAGATAAAAAGTATGCGTAA
- a CDS encoding hemolysin family protein, whose translation MVTEILILAVLIILNAFFAASEIALISLNDNKVKLMAENGDKKAVLLNNLLSNPSSFLATIQIGITLAGFLASAFAAESFAGRLAKALHDMGVPVSERLLGTISVIVITLLLSYFTLVLGELVPKRLALQKAEAISMFAVWPLTILSKVSSPFVKLLTASTNFIVRLFGVDPDADDENVTEEEIRMMVDVGKERGTIQETEKIMINNIFEFDNKSVSEIMTHRTNIVAIPLHFTLKETVRLVNEEKYTRFPVFEENIDHIVGILHVKDLIQFVENCDENSFNLKELLRDPYFILESKPIDDLFKEMQMNNIHMAISIDEYGGTDGVVTIEDVIEEIVGNIFDEYDEIGLDYEEIIELDDKAYLIPGTTNLYVVEDLLDIEISNEDFDTLSGFVIGQLGYIPDENEKPKVEYNNILFAVEEMHDKRIFKVRVTLLEEQVQVEE comes from the coding sequence TTGGTAACTGAGATATTAATTTTAGCGGTTCTAATTATATTAAACGCCTTTTTTGCAGCTTCTGAGATTGCCTTAATTTCATTAAATGATAATAAAGTAAAGCTAATGGCAGAAAATGGTGATAAGAAGGCTGTATTGTTGAATAATTTATTGTCCAACCCTAGCAGTTTCTTAGCTACGATTCAAATTGGGATAACACTCGCTGGGTTTTTAGCAAGTGCTTTTGCTGCGGAGAGCTTTGCAGGAAGACTTGCAAAAGCATTACATGATATGGGAGTGCCAGTATCTGAAAGGTTATTAGGTACGATTTCTGTTATCGTTATTACGCTTTTATTATCATACTTTACTTTAGTTTTAGGTGAACTAGTCCCTAAACGACTTGCTCTTCAAAAGGCTGAAGCTATTTCTATGTTTGCTGTTTGGCCTTTAACCATCTTATCAAAAGTCTCCTCACCCTTTGTGAAGTTGTTAACTGCGTCAACTAACTTCATTGTCCGTCTATTCGGTGTTGATCCTGATGCGGATGATGAAAATGTAACGGAAGAAGAAATCCGAATGATGGTTGATGTTGGTAAAGAAAGAGGAACAATTCAAGAAACCGAAAAGATTATGATTAATAATATCTTTGAATTTGATAACAAGTCTGTTTCTGAAATTATGACACATCGAACAAATATTGTTGCGATTCCCCTGCATTTTACACTTAAGGAAACTGTTCGATTAGTGAATGAAGAAAAGTATACACGCTTTCCAGTGTTTGAAGAAAACATTGATCATATAGTAGGAATATTACATGTAAAGGATCTCATCCAATTTGTTGAAAATTGTGATGAAAATTCATTCAATTTGAAGGAATTACTTCGCGATCCTTATTTTATACTTGAATCCAAGCCAATAGATGATTTATTTAAAGAGATGCAAATGAATAATATTCATATGGCTATCTCGATTGATGAATATGGTGGAACAGATGGAGTCGTTACAATAGAAGATGTTATTGAGGAAATAGTGGGGAATATTTTTGATGAATATGATGAAATTGGGCTTGATTATGAAGAAATTATCGAGCTTGATGATAAAGCTTACTTAATTCCAGGAACTACAAACCTATATGTTGTTGAAGATCTTCTAGATATTGAAATATCTAATGAGGATTTTGACACATTAAGCGGGTTTGTCATCGGTCAGCTCGGTTATATACCAGATGAAAATGAAAAGCCTAAAGTAGAATATAACAATATTTTGTTTGCAGTCGAAGAAATGCATGATAAGCGTATATTTAAAGTAAGAGTCACTCTGTTAGAAGAGCAAGTACAGGTAGAGGAATAA
- a CDS encoding ABC transporter substrate-binding protein has product MVTSIKRKLFTLTSVFVVFASILSGCNTAEEAPEDTAENGGGGAATEGEGTYLERAYAGEFDGTKVTMFGPFTDADQVKFEDSIKEFEEKTGIDIQYEGSKEFEATISIRVEGGNPPDIADFPQPGLLSTFAKQGNVIDVSTFMDQEKLKENYNQSWLDMATMEGPEGDVMAGIWNRSNVKSLVWYPKAEFEAAGYEVPETWDEMIALSEQIVKDGDNPWAIGIESGAATGWVATDWMEDIMLRTTSPENYDKWVNGELPFSSPEVKNAAEKMSEIWLNEDFVYGGRKSIVTTNFGDAPKPMFDEPPKTWLHRQGSFITSFFPEGTVAGEDYDWFYLPPIDEQYGKPVLVAGDIYAMFNDRDEVRAVMEFFTTGESIKSWIQSGGVVAPMNDADPEWYTTDVERRMAELIQEADTLRFDGSDLMPGAVGAGSFWKGMTDYISGTVELDQALKEIDAGWPK; this is encoded by the coding sequence TTGGTAACATCAATTAAGAGAAAGCTGTTTACGTTAACGAGCGTATTTGTTGTTTTTGCATCTATATTATCTGGTTGTAATACAGCTGAAGAAGCACCGGAAGATACTGCAGAAAACGGTGGCGGTGGAGCTGCAACGGAAGGTGAAGGTACTTATTTAGAAAGAGCTTATGCAGGTGAATTTGATGGAACTAAGGTTACAATGTTTGGTCCTTTCACAGATGCAGACCAAGTAAAATTTGAAGATAGCATTAAAGAGTTTGAGGAAAAAACAGGAATTGATATTCAATATGAAGGATCAAAAGAGTTTGAAGCTACAATCTCAATTCGTGTAGAAGGCGGAAATCCACCAGATATTGCCGACTTCCCTCAGCCTGGACTATTATCTACATTTGCTAAGCAAGGTAATGTAATTGATGTTTCAACATTTATGGATCAAGAAAAATTAAAAGAAAATTACAATCAAAGCTGGCTCGATATGGCAACAATGGAAGGTCCAGAGGGCGATGTTATGGCTGGAATCTGGAATCGTAGTAATGTGAAAAGCTTAGTATGGTATCCAAAGGCTGAGTTTGAGGCTGCAGGATATGAGGTGCCTGAGACTTGGGATGAAATGATCGCGTTGTCAGAGCAAATTGTGAAAGATGGCGATAATCCTTGGGCAATTGGTATTGAAAGTGGAGCAGCAACAGGCTGGGTGGCAACTGACTGGATGGAGGATATTATGCTTCGTACAACATCACCTGAAAACTATGATAAATGGGTCAATGGTGAGCTTCCATTCTCTTCTCCTGAAGTGAAAAATGCGGCTGAAAAAATGTCTGAAATTTGGTTAAATGAAGATTTTGTTTATGGTGGAAGAAAATCAATTGTGACAACAAACTTTGGGGATGCTCCAAAGCCAATGTTTGATGAACCACCTAAAACATGGTTACACCGACAAGGAAGCTTTATCACGAGCTTCTTCCCAGAAGGTACTGTAGCGGGTGAGGATTACGATTGGTTCTACTTACCTCCTATTGACGAACAATATGGTAAGCCTGTTCTTGTTGCTGGTGATATTTATGCAATGTTTAATGATCGTGATGAAGTTCGTGCAGTCATGGAATTCTTTACAACAGGTGAGTCAATTAAATCATGGATTCAATCAGGTGGAGTTGTAGCACCTATGAATGATGCTGACCCTGAATGGTATACAACTGATGTTGAGCGTCGAATGGCAGAATTAATTCAAGAAGCAGATACTCTTCGTTTTGATGGATCGGATTTAATGCCAGGAGCAGTTGGCGCAGGAAGCTTCTGGAAAGGAATGACTGATTACATTAGTGGTACGGTGGAACTTGATCAAGCGCTTAAAGAAATAGATGCAGGTTGGCCGAAATAA
- a CDS encoding carbohydrate ABC transporter permease — protein MEKQTSPSVAKLVLLTIAVFAGNLLIHYGIFLFLRDTEMPALLYAILAIIWGVFGVYTIYYTLNWVVEQYPVKQRRIVQPYVFVGPAVLLLGWLMFIPTLRTLYLSFFGPNSDSFVGLSNYLAVFTDRLLLTALRNNLLWVLFGATLCIVLGLLIAVLADRSSYEKIAKAIIFMPMAISMVAAGVIWKFIYYYQPGDQQIGLLNAIVVAIGGEPQAWTSMNQPWNNMFLIVILIWMQTGFAMVLFSAALKGIPNELLEAARVDGATEVTIFFKIIIPYISGTILTVSTTIIVFTLKIFDIIMVMTGGQYETDVVATQFYRQFFMYRNFGYGSTLAIVLLITVIPVIIINLKQFRRQGGF, from the coding sequence ATGGAAAAACAAACATCACCTTCAGTAGCAAAGCTTGTTTTATTAACAATTGCTGTATTTGCAGGGAACTTACTCATTCATTATGGTATATTTCTTTTTCTACGTGATACAGAGATGCCGGCCCTGCTTTATGCAATCTTGGCTATCATTTGGGGAGTATTCGGAGTTTATACCATTTACTACACACTTAACTGGGTTGTTGAACAATATCCTGTGAAACAAAGGCGTATTGTCCAGCCGTATGTATTCGTTGGTCCTGCCGTTCTTTTGTTAGGATGGCTGATGTTTATACCAACTCTTCGTACATTATATTTAAGTTTTTTTGGCCCAAACTCAGACAGTTTCGTAGGCTTATCAAATTATTTGGCGGTGTTTACGGACCGTCTTTTGTTAACAGCCTTGCGTAATAATTTGTTGTGGGTCCTATTTGGGGCAACACTTTGTATCGTGCTAGGGTTATTGATTGCTGTTTTAGCTGATAGAAGCAGCTATGAAAAAATTGCGAAGGCTATTATTTTCATGCCAATGGCTATATCGATGGTAGCTGCTGGGGTAATATGGAAATTCATTTACTATTACCAGCCAGGAGATCAGCAAATAGGTTTGTTAAACGCAATTGTTGTGGCGATTGGTGGAGAACCTCAAGCGTGGACAAGTATGAATCAGCCTTGGAACAATATGTTTTTAATTGTGATTTTAATTTGGATGCAAACTGGCTTTGCGATGGTCCTATTTTCAGCAGCGTTGAAGGGAATTCCAAATGAGTTACTTGAGGCTGCACGTGTAGACGGAGCAACAGAGGTTACAATCTTTTTCAAAATTATTATTCCATACATTTCAGGTACGATCTTAACTGTTTCAACAACCATTATTGTGTTTACATTAAAAATCTTCGATATCATCATGGTTATGACAGGTGGTCAATACGAAACAGATGTAGTTGCCACGCAGTTTTACCGCCAATTCTTTATGTACAGAAACTTTGGATATGGCTCAACGTTAGCGATTGTTTTATTGATTACAGTCATTCCAGTTATCATCATCAATCTAAAACAATTTCGCAGGCAGGGGGGATTTTAG
- a CDS encoding carbohydrate ABC transporter permease, translating into MKSNKGSKWLVNLVLAVICLIWLIPTAGLFISSFRPAADILDSGWWTVFPHRDWVTEDQLTLDPDTDLSKPIAVEGKTYTNDELASGVVLDGKRLIWENKRKRLLNVQTKQWTMNADFTLENYQTVLGGKQYVITLPGGGTKTEKGSNLTQSFINTFTVSIPATIIPLLIATFAAYSFAWLKFRGSRAMFVVVIALLVVPLQVALIPILKDYTNIGLNGSYLGIWLAHTTFGLPLTTYFLYNYISQLPRDIFESAFIDGASNFTIFTKLILPLSVPALASIGIFQFLWVWNDYLVALVFLGSQPDVQVLSMRIADMVGSRGDDWHLLTAAAFVSMIMPLTVFFLLQRFFVRGLLGGSVKG; encoded by the coding sequence ATGAAATCAAACAAAGGGTCAAAGTGGCTCGTCAATTTAGTGTTAGCCGTCATTTGTCTGATTTGGCTGATTCCAACGGCGGGACTATTTATTTCCTCCTTTAGACCAGCGGCCGATATATTAGATTCAGGATGGTGGACTGTATTTCCTCATAGAGACTGGGTAACAGAGGATCAACTCACACTCGATCCTGATACAGATTTAAGCAAGCCGATTGCGGTAGAAGGTAAAACCTATACAAATGATGAACTAGCTAGTGGTGTTGTTTTAGATGGTAAAAGACTTATTTGGGAAAACAAACGTAAAAGACTTCTTAATGTTCAAACGAAACAATGGACAATGAATGCAGATTTTACGTTAGAGAATTATCAAACGGTTCTTGGCGGTAAGCAGTATGTGATCACCCTTCCCGGTGGTGGAACAAAAACAGAAAAAGGAAGTAATTTAACACAGTCATTTATTAATACATTTACGGTTTCCATTCCAGCTACCATTATCCCGCTGTTAATTGCTACCTTTGCTGCGTATTCCTTTGCGTGGCTGAAATTTAGAGGCAGCAGAGCGATGTTTGTTGTTGTCATTGCGTTGCTTGTTGTTCCATTACAGGTTGCGCTCATTCCTATATTGAAGGATTATACAAATATTGGTTTAAATGGTAGTTATTTAGGAATATGGCTTGCACACACCACATTTGGATTACCGTTAACAACCTACTTTCTTTATAACTATATTAGTCAGTTGCCACGGGATATTTTTGAGTCAGCCTTTATAGATGGTGCGAGTAATTTTACGATTTTTACAAAATTGATTCTTCCATTATCTGTTCCTGCTTTAGCATCGATCGGAATCTTTCAGTTCTTGTGGGTATGGAATGATTATTTAGTTGCATTGGTGTTCTTAGGAAGTCAGCCAGATGTTCAAGTTCTCTCAATGAGAATTGCAGACATGGTCGGATCACGTGGAGATGATTGGCACTTACTAACAGCAGCAGCCTTTGTTTCAATGATCATGCCGCTTACAGTTTTCTTCTTATTACAACGTTTCTTTGTAAGAGGATTATTAGGTGGCTCTGTAAAAGGATAA
- a CDS encoding glycoside hydrolase family 65 protein codes for MTWKIERNNLSQQELLNLESLFSLANGYIGIRGNFEEGYSEEFVSIRGTYLNAFHDITEITYGEKLYAFPETQQKLVNNIDAQTIDIFIDKEHFSLFEGEVLSYKRMLHLDQGYTERLLHYRTPSGKEVKLQFRRIVSFSVKELFAIEVKIEPVNFNGEVRIVSKVDGDVSNYVNRNDPRVAAGHANLLSVENIGEKDDIVFVEDKTTNSDLKAACTTKHILNVQGNKSTQIQDKRVEVTYTFDLDQPVEFVKYNVYTDTLRHKRDLVEKGIEIHGNLSNQSFDQLIQSQGNYLDEFWNVADIKIEGEEKLQEGIRFNLYQLLQSAGRDKYSNIAAKGLSGEGYEGHYFWDTEIYMIPVFLLTKPELAKQLLIYRYSILNGARQRAKEMGHSKGALFPWRTISGSECSAYFPAGTAQYHIIADIAYSFIQYYLATKDINFMVEYGAEVLSETARLWMDTGHFYQDEFRIDDVTGPDEYTCLVNNNYYTNVMAKHNLKWAYSIYNQVRKEDPTSFKELSQRLDLTEEEARDWNQAAEKMYLPYDEELGINPQDDTFLKKAVWDFEHTPKEKYPLLLHYHPLTLYRYQVCKQADTVLAHFLLEDEQSFETIKASYDYYEKITTHDSSLSSAIFSIMAAKVGYHEKAYDYFMESARLDLDNTHGNTKDGLHMANMGGTWMSIIHGFGGVRVKESGLSIHPVLPKQWTQYEFTLHYLQRQLRLKVEREQMTVFLEMGDRLNLTVYGKNITLEKGKQYTEETSN; via the coding sequence GTGACATGGAAAATTGAACGAAATAATCTATCACAGCAGGAACTATTAAATCTAGAAAGTTTATTCTCTTTGGCAAATGGCTACATCGGTATCCGCGGGAATTTTGAGGAAGGGTATTCGGAAGAATTCGTTTCGATACGTGGAACATACTTAAATGCCTTTCATGATATAACAGAGATTACATATGGTGAAAAGCTTTATGCTTTTCCAGAAACTCAGCAAAAGCTGGTGAATAACATTGATGCTCAAACAATTGATATCTTTATAGACAAAGAGCACTTCTCACTATTTGAAGGTGAAGTACTTTCATATAAGCGGATGTTGCATTTAGATCAAGGCTATACAGAACGATTACTTCATTACAGAACTCCTAGTGGAAAGGAAGTAAAATTGCAGTTTCGCAGGATCGTATCGTTCTCTGTAAAAGAACTTTTTGCAATTGAAGTGAAAATTGAGCCGGTAAATTTTAATGGAGAAGTAAGGATTGTATCAAAAGTAGATGGAGATGTTTCGAACTATGTTAATAGAAATGATCCGCGTGTTGCTGCTGGACATGCAAATTTACTCTCAGTAGAGAATATTGGGGAGAAAGATGACATCGTTTTTGTTGAAGACAAAACGACAAATTCTGATCTTAAGGCCGCTTGCACGACAAAACATATCTTAAATGTTCAAGGAAATAAGAGTACTCAAATTCAAGATAAAAGAGTAGAAGTTACCTATACTTTCGATCTTGACCAACCTGTTGAATTTGTAAAATATAACGTTTATACAGATACATTAAGGCACAAACGTGATTTGGTTGAAAAGGGTATAGAGATTCATGGCAATCTTTCAAATCAATCTTTTGACCAGCTCATTCAATCTCAAGGCAACTATCTTGATGAATTCTGGAATGTGGCAGATATAAAAATTGAAGGTGAGGAAAAGCTTCAGGAGGGCATTCGCTTTAACCTTTATCAACTTTTACAATCTGCTGGAAGAGATAAGTACAGTAATATTGCTGCAAAAGGTCTTTCAGGTGAAGGATATGAGGGACATTATTTCTGGGATACCGAAATTTATATGATTCCTGTTTTTTTACTAACAAAGCCTGAGTTAGCAAAACAATTACTGATTTATCGATATTCAATCTTGAATGGAGCAAGACAAAGGGCCAAAGAGATGGGGCATTCTAAAGGAGCCTTATTCCCATGGAGGACCATTTCAGGATCAGAGTGCTCGGCGTATTTCCCAGCTGGAACAGCGCAATATCACATAATTGCTGATATTGCCTATAGCTTTATTCAATATTATTTAGCAACAAAAGATATCAATTTTATGGTGGAATATGGTGCAGAAGTTTTAAGTGAAACAGCAAGATTGTGGATGGATACAGGTCATTTTTATCAAGATGAATTTAGAATTGACGATGTAACAGGTCCTGACGAATATACATGTCTTGTGAACAATAATTATTATACAAATGTGATGGCAAAGCATAATTTAAAGTGGGCTTACTCCATTTACAATCAGGTGAGAAAAGAAGATCCAACTTCTTTTAAAGAGTTATCGCAACGCTTAGATCTCACTGAAGAAGAAGCACGAGACTGGAATCAAGCTGCTGAAAAAATGTATTTACCTTATGATGAAGAATTAGGGATTAATCCTCAGGATGATACATTCTTAAAAAAAGCTGTTTGGGATTTTGAACATACACCAAAAGAAAAGTATCCATTGCTTTTACATTATCACCCACTAACACTATATCGCTATCAAGTATGTAAGCAAGCTGACACTGTACTTGCTCATTTTTTATTGGAGGACGAGCAGTCGTTCGAAACAATAAAAGCATCTTACGATTATTATGAAAAAATTACAACCCATGATTCATCTCTATCCTCTGCTATCTTTAGTATTATGGCTGCGAAAGTAGGTTATCACGAGAAGGCCTACGACTATTTTATGGAATCTGCGCGTCTTGATCTTGATAATACTCACGGTAACACCAAGGATGGCCTACATATGGCCAATATGGGTGGAACATGGATGTCAATTATTCACGGTTTTGGAGGAGTTCGTGTGAAAGAAAGTGGGCTTTCCATTCATCCTGTTTTACCAAAGCAATGGACACAATATGAATTTACGTTACATTATTTGCAGCGCCAACTTCGTTTGAAAGTAGAACGTGAGCAAATGACGGTTTTCCTTGAAATGGGCGATCGTCTTAACCTTACTGTTTACGGAAAAAACATAACATTAGAGAAAGGAAAACAATACACAGAGGAAACTTCCAATTAG